DNA from Variovorax sp. V213:
GCCCGGAAGACCTGATCTTCGTGCCCATCTCCGATCGCCGCTGAAAAATCCCGTCCCGTTCAACGTCACAGAAAAATCATGTCAGCTCACATCAGCAACGTCCGCCCCGAACCCGACCAGGTGCTGGTCGATATCGTCGACTACGTTCTCGCCCACCAGCAGATCACCAGCGCGCTGGCATATGAAACCGCGCGCCACTGCCTGATCGACACGCTGGGCTGCGGCCTCGAGGCGCTCGAGTACCCGGCCTGCACCAAGCTGCTCGGCCCGGTCGTGCCGGGCACGGTGGTGCCGCACGGCGCCAAGGTGCCCGGCACACCGCACCAGCTCGACCCGATCCAGGCCGCGTTCAACATCGGCACGATGATCCGCTGGCTCGATTTCAACGACACCTGGCTTGCGGCGGAATGGGGCCATCCGAGCGACAACCTCGGCGGCATCCTCGCCACGGCCGACTGGCTCAGCCGCAACGCGGTGGCGGCGGGACGCAAGCCGCTCGTGATGCGCGACGTGCTCACGGCCATGATCCAGGCGCACGAGATCCAGGGCTGCCTGGCACTGGAGAACTCGTTCAACAAGGTGGGGCTCGACCATGTGGTGCTGGTCAAGGTGGCCTCGACCGCGGTGGTGGCCCGCCTGATGGGCCTTTCGCGTGACGAGATCGTCAATGCCGTGTCGCTCGCGTGGGTCGATGGGCAGAGCCTGCGCACCTACCGCCATGCGCCCAACACCGGCAGCCGCAAGAGCTGGGCAGCGGGCGATGCCACCAGCCGCGCGGTGCGCCTGGCGTTGATTGCGAAGACCGGCGAGATGGGCTACCCCAGCGTGCTCAGCGCCAGGACCTGGGGCTTCTACGACGTGTTGTTCAAGGGCCAGCCTTTCAAGTTCCAGCGGCCGTACGGCACCTACGTGATGGAGAACGTGCTGTTCAAGATCAGCTTCCCGGCCGAGTTCCACAGCCAGACGGCGGTGGAGGCGGGCATGGCGCTGCATGCGCAGCTGCAGCGCTCCGGCAAGACGGTGAACGACATCAAGCGCGTGACCATCCGCACCCACGAGGCCTGCATCCGCATCATCGACAAGAAGGGGCCGCTCGACAACCCGGCCGACCGCGACCACTGCATCCAGTACATGGTGGCGGTGCCGATGATCTTCGGCCGCCTCACGGCCGCCGACTACGAAGACGGCGTGGCGAGCGACCCGCGCATCGATGCCCTGCGCGACAAGATCGTGTGCGTGGAAGACCCGCGCTTCACGACCGACTATCACGACCCCGAGAAGCGCAGCATCGCCAACGCGCTGACCGTGGAGTTCAAGGACGGCACCAGCTTTGCCGAGGTGGTGGTCGAATACCCCATCGGCCACAAGCGCCGCCGGGCGGATGGCATTCCGCTGCTCGAAGCCAAGTTCCGCACCAACCTGGCACGCCGCTTCGCGCAGAAGCAGCAGCAGGCCATCCTCGATGTGTCGCTCGATGCGAAGAAGCTCGAGGCCATGCCGGTGCACGAATATGTCGACCTCTATGCCGCCTGATCCGATGCGAACGAACATCGAATCCCCGAGGATGGCGCTGCGCCGACTGGCCGAGGCGCGGCGCGGGGTGCTGGTGCCGGGCGCGTTCAACGCGCTGTCGGCCCGCGTGATCGAAGACCTCGGCTTCGAGGCCATCTACGTGACCGGCGCCGGGGTCACCAACATGCACTTGGGGCTGCCTGACCAGGCCTTCATGGGCCTGCACGACATCGCGGAGCACACCGCGCGCATCCGCGATGCGGTGAAGCTCCCGCTGCTGGTCGATGCCGACACAGGCTTTGGCAATGCGCTCAACGTGCGGCACGCGGTGCGCGTGCTCGAGCGGGCAGGGGCCGACTGCATCCAGCTCGAAGACCAGGTCAGTCCGAAGCGCTGCGGCCATTTTGCGGGCAAGGCGGTGATCGATACGGCCGAGATGCTCGGCAAGATCAAGGCGGCGGTCGACGCGCGCACCGATGCCGACATGCTCGTCATGGCCCGCACCGATGCAGCGGC
Protein-coding regions in this window:
- a CDS encoding bifunctional 2-methylcitrate dehydratase/aconitate hydratase, whose product is MSAHISNVRPEPDQVLVDIVDYVLAHQQITSALAYETARHCLIDTLGCGLEALEYPACTKLLGPVVPGTVVPHGAKVPGTPHQLDPIQAAFNIGTMIRWLDFNDTWLAAEWGHPSDNLGGILATADWLSRNAVAAGRKPLVMRDVLTAMIQAHEIQGCLALENSFNKVGLDHVVLVKVASTAVVARLMGLSRDEIVNAVSLAWVDGQSLRTYRHAPNTGSRKSWAAGDATSRAVRLALIAKTGEMGYPSVLSARTWGFYDVLFKGQPFKFQRPYGTYVMENVLFKISFPAEFHSQTAVEAGMALHAQLQRSGKTVNDIKRVTIRTHEACIRIIDKKGPLDNPADRDHCIQYMVAVPMIFGRLTAADYEDGVASDPRIDALRDKIVCVEDPRFTTDYHDPEKRSIANALTVEFKDGTSFAEVVVEYPIGHKRRRADGIPLLEAKFRTNLARRFAQKQQQAILDVSLDAKKLEAMPVHEYVDLYAA
- a CDS encoding oxaloacetate decarboxylase, which produces MRTNIESPRMALRRLAEARRGVLVPGAFNALSARVIEDLGFEAIYVTGAGVTNMHLGLPDQAFMGLHDIAEHTARIRDAVKLPLLVDADTGFGNALNVRHAVRVLERAGADCIQLEDQVSPKRCGHFAGKAVIDTAEMLGKIKAAVDARTDADMLVMARTDAAAVHGFEAAIERAQQFSEAGADILFVEAVTLADEVRALPRRLGKPQLMNMVIGGKTPTFGAEELGALGYGLVLYANAALQGAVAGMQRALTVLRDTRRLDEDPSLVVSFAERQRLVGKPALDALEQKYAE